The Alosa alosa isolate M-15738 ecotype Scorff River chromosome 3, AALO_Geno_1.1, whole genome shotgun sequence nucleotide sequence TTAACAGAGGATGACAAGGTAGAAATTATCAAATTGCAAAAGAACTTGGATGAAGTATATAAAAGGAGGGCAGAAGGTGTTTTCATTAGGTCGAGAAGACAGTGGCTTGAGGAAGAGAACAAAATTCCGCTTATTTTTTTAAGCTTGAAAATACCGCGCTAAGCTTAACACCATCGATCAAATTAACATATATGGTGCAGTAACTGATGACCCAAAACGCATCTCTAAGTTTTGTTCCACGTTTTACCAGACCTTATATACCACAAATTACTCTGAAACAGATACTTTACATATTTTTAATTTGCTAAAGAATATCCCCCAGCTGAAGGGGATAGAGATACTTGTGATTCTCCCTTATCTCTTACAGAAGTCAGTAATTGCATAAGCCTTCTCAAAGACAATAAATCACCTGGAACTGACGGTTTAACATCAGAATTTTACAAAAACTTTTCATTGCAGTTGGCTCCTTTCTTATTGCAAGTATTTAATGAAAGTATTTCAAGCAACACTCTGCCTTGGAGCATGACTCAGGGGATAATAACTTATACCAAAACCTTGTAAGGACCTGCTTTATATTGATAATTGGCATCCCATCTGTTTATTGAACAATGATTATAAGATACTGGCTATTATTTTAAGATGATCAAGGCTATTATTTTAAGAGGAGTTCTGCCCTCTGTTATTGATGAAGAGCAATCTGGGTTCATGCCCAACAGACATATTACTGATAATATAAGATTGGTCTTAGATTTACTTGATTATTCTCACTTAATTTCAGATAAcagtcttatttttttcttagACTTTTTTAAggcttttgatacagtggaacataattttctttttcattcactGAAGAAATTTGGTTTTGGGGATTATTTTTGCAATGTCATCAGAACCCTTTACCATAATGCTAATAGTTCTATTAATCTTAAATTGGGATCTTCTGCCAGATTTAATGTACAGCGAGGCATTAGGCAAGGATGTCCTATATCGCCCTATTTGTTCTTGCTGGCAGCCAAACTTTTGTGCACTCATCTCAAGTTAAGCAATCTGCAGGGCATCACTATTGCTGATCGAACTATCATTATTAGTCAGTTAGCTGACGATACAACATTGTTCTTTAAGAATAGCTCTCAAGTTCCTCTTGCCATTGATATCATAAAATTATTCACTAAGGCTTCAGGTCTCCGTCTGAACTTAAAAAAATGTGAACTGTTGGCTATAAAGGATTCTAACGTTGACTCTATTTCAAATATTCCTGTGAAAGATTATGTAGTGTATTTAGGTATTACCTTAGATAAAAATGACTCTCAAAGGTCATCTGTTAATTTTAATTGAAAAGACTAGGAAAAAGTTGAATCAATGGTTACTTAGAGACCTTTCTTTGAAAGGCAGAGTCTTATTGTCAAAGGCAGAATGGATTTCTAGATTAACTTATgctgcactctctctcagtGTTAACAAGCAAATTTGCGATGCTATAGACAACATTTTATTTAACTTTGTATGGAAAAATCGTACCCATTATATGAGAAAGTCAGTCTTAATGAATGAATACAGCAAAGGTGGCTTAAATGTTTTAGACTTCACTACGCTGAATTATACATTTAAAATCAACTAGATCAGGTGTTTTTTCAGATGTCCTAGATCATTATGGAACTTCATTCCTCAAGGTGGTCTTAACTTTCTTTTACAATGCAGCTAAAGTATTGACAAAACACCTCTTAAATTGGCTTCTTTCCACAAGCAAATGTTGTTGGCTTGGTCTTTAATTTACAAGCACAACTTCAGCCCCCATAAATTCTATATATGGAATAATAGAAATGTCCTTTACAAAAATAGATCTATTTTCTTTAAAACATGGTTTGGtaataatattattttgttTAACCAGCATGGCCAActatattcatattcatattttacACGTATGGAATACCCATTCCTCCAAAGGAATTCTCAATTGTATTTGATGCAATACCATCGGGTATTATTTCACTCTTTAGAGGAATGGGGGTGAGTCCATTTCTCCCTAcattgagcagtgtgtgtgacacaAAGGAATATAAACAGAACTATTCGTATACTTTTCCAACAAGACCTTGTTACTACTCCTTGTTCATTATCACACTGGTCCAATTGTGTGGGGGACATCTGTTGGGAAAAAGTTTGGCTTTTGCCACAAAAATTCTTTTTGACCAACAAAGTTAAATAAATATCTTTCAAAATGCTACATAGATTTTATCCTACCAATTTTTATTTgcagaaattaaaaaaagacatcAATGTCAATTGTTCTTTTTGTGGGGTTGAAAGAGAAAcaattattcatttattttggcTTTGCCCTTATTCAAAACTTTTGTGGAGTAAGCTTACTCGTCTCATCATTGATTCCATTCATTCAGACTTTAGTTTGAAATGGGAGAATGTCTTGTTTGGTTTTTATGAAAGCAGAAATCTTGCCTCTTATTTCTACTTGattaatgtattaataatattaacaaaATACTACATTCATAAGTCTAAATTTCAGAATAAAAAACCCAATTTTACAGAATTTGGTATAGACGTTAAACAATATATAACAACAATTTCTAGCAGTAATAATAAGAAGGCTGTCAAAACACTTTTTGTGCTTTACAATGTGTTTTTAtgatatcattattattttattttattattatttttgtgcaATGTACATCCTCCTGGCGTAGTTTGAACAATGCTTTTGTACTGTATTATTGTATACTCTTTGTATACTGTTTGTATACTTAAATttatctaataaaaaaaaaaaatcataacgtagttagttcaaataacggttcgtacttctccttgggacaagcacttttgagtcttggaaagcacttttccatttacatcgggattttgcaaacattcagtgtcagagtcaataaaatgagccctgcatgagtaacaaaattgacaagcagctgtaagtaagcatgctaaactcgacatccaaacagtattctaacagatATTGCTTGATTGAATAACGTAACTTAGTTTAGATTcatcaatgtaggcctactatgttgtgatatgACCTTAGTagagttaactttaatgcagcagttttgaacaaatttgcgcagcatggtcacgatgctaacggctcccacacacagctgcgtgcatcgcgttgctggagacgcatcccattcactttaaatgggctcacgtgatccgttgccgaactgaattgtgggtccgtcgctTTGCGTTTCTCCCGCTGCtcgcgttgaggagttcagctgttgctgcaccgacagacagcaccggccaatcaagccaatctacggacggcaccaaccaatcacattacggttttacttcaagtcatttgcatagctaccgtcgggaacacccactggaatgcgttgacggaacgcagctgtgtgtgggagccgtaagcggatttaatagcaatttagcctagttctatgcaatgcttctatgtggcaacaacaatccaatgaatattttgttaaatgcacatgcagaggaggggcagtaggctcgttacgagagagagagcaggcggggcaaggaaaggctgcgtgcgtaaaaagtgcagctcaatgaaaggattttgtctgatctttaatttaaataggccggttttgatttcgtggcgccccgctACAGATTaatcaatgtatgggaaacactgaaggtgtaaaattaaaaatatttggcTGCACACCTTATGCTTGACAAATCGATgcgcatattttgcgtcgaagtattttttgcgtcgacgtcattgattacgtcgacgcgttgtcccagccctaatcACAAAACAGCTGGTTTGCATGGTAACTTTAGAGGATATCTAGGCAATATAATAAAATGGTTGTTTCTTCACATTCTATTAAAATTTctagacattttaaaatgttaaacttttaacattcaaatatATCATGACAAAATATACAGTCTCATGAATTCCCTTTTCAGGCTGAATTCTCACCAATGTTTCAGGTTTTCTTCAACACAATAGCCCTCCTGCTGCACATACTCCTTGGCCTTCTCCAGCACCTTCATCAGACCCTGGCCCCAGGCCTCTACCCGTGGTGCGCCCCTCACCGCGTAGGCTGTGAACAGCGCAGCGGCCAGCGCCCCCAGGTAGCccgtggggtggtggtgggtcaTGCGGCCGCTCTCCACACTCACGGCCACCAGGAGGCGCTCCTGCTCAGGCCTGGGGAAGCGCAGGCCCACACACATGGCCCTCATGGCAGCACCACAGCCCCCACCAACTTTGCTGAAAGGGATCCTCCAGTCTCCCGCCTGGTTTGCCTTTAAATAGACAGTGCTTCTCATGCACATGTTACCTGGAGATGTGAAAGGGTAGGGGTAATGGTTTTACTACACTGTTAAAGCAACACTGTGCAAAAATTGTCAATGTTTGAGGTATAAATAATACCAGTATAAAAGACTGAAATCGTCTAAACCTATAGTGGAGGGGGGTCAAACTAAAGATTTATACTGAAAGATGACAAATGTTTCTGTAATAAATAACCCCCTCCAACAAATTGGTAAAAGTCAAAATGTAGGAGGCAGCTTGGTATCATTACGATTTCCCAGTGATTTCAAGTGCAGCACCTCTACTGTAGTCTGGCTACCTACAGTACACCAGTGTCCACTAACATGTAGTGAAGTCGTCTATATTCCTGACATTAATGATATAGCCTACAGTTCACCACTTCACGGTTCACGTCACAAAGCTTTCCATCCCATTGAATTGTGAGCATGTGAATTGACTAAAACGTCAAGAAAACATCAAGAAAAATGGCTACTTGTACTACTGTTTCTTGGGCTTGTCAACCAGATACCAGCCATATTTAGCGAGCCAATGAATCTCTGGCCACTTGTTAACATCTTCTACCCATTCTGTCGTCAGCTCAGGATTAGGCAGACAATCTCCATTAGCTAAGACTAATTTATTAAgatttaatatattaatatttaatactAGGCTCTGGATGTTTACAAACATTGAAGGGATCTATTGGCTAAATTCTGATCTCACCCAATGAGTTGAGGTTTCATCAAAAAAGGCATTGACAACATTTTTTATCATATTCTTACCTGGGCCCCTGCCATCCATATCATCCATACACTTTATGTACTTTTTGACCAAGGTGCCATACAAGTCTTTCACTGATGCGTCTTTGCCAGTTTCCGCTAAGGCTACAGCTGTTGCAAGGTGCATGACAGTGTCGTCACTAATAGGAAACTCCTTAACATCCAGGTTCTCCAAGCCCCCTCTCGCTGCTACCTCCTTATGGATTTTTTCGCCATCTGGCTCAAATTCCCAGTTGCCACGGTTGTACCCCAGTGCATCTCCAGCTCCACTCAGGATCATGCAGGCTTGGTATCTTTCCTGGAGAGGGGATTTCTCAGCCATGTTCAGCTTGCTTCTTAAAAATGACCTGTTTAAGAAGAGACATTCAGTAGTGACTAGTCTAGGCAGTATCAGCGGCAGTATCCAATACTGcacattaaaggtgcagtcattGAATGTGCAGGAAGTCacgtttatatttaaattaattaGCAGAATGGGGATTTTTACACTGTACTCCCTGAATGGGCAGGTAGgaaatgattgctgaatgtgacaaaaactgtTATGAGCTTAAATCatggactgcacctttaagctTTCAAACATTGTCGTCTGACACTGTCTAATGGTGCTGTCATTTAACAAGAGAAACCAAGTAAACAAGAGCAGTCAAGGGACTGCAGATCGCTAGCCTGGCcttcctacgtacttccgctcgatttTCATCTCCCTCCACGACTCCGTCTGGCATTCCGGCCATTGGCCTCGCTCGCAACGAGCAATTCGACCCCGAGCCAATCAGCGAGCAGGAGGCGGGAGTTGTGAGACGACGTTGAGATTCTGCGCTGTGTTTGAATTGTAGTCCACTCCTCGAGGAGTTGGCAATGGCGGGAGTTAATGAAGTAATTCAGTCCGTGCTGGCTACGTTTCCAAATATTCAGGAATTGAAGTCCGAACAATAGGAGtgtttaacacattttatttcgGGCAAAGATGTCGTGGCCCTACAGGATTTGGGAAAAGTTTGATTTGCATTGCGCAGTAGCCTCGATATTAATTAGCCTACAGCATGTGCGGCAGACCCGCTATGAGCGAAGCGGCGTGTTTTCAATGATCACAGCTGATATCTGAGCGCCGAGGCTATTTGCTCCCGTGTTGGGCTTTCCCCTGTGTCTTCTGTTTtcccggcgtgtgtgtgtgtgtgtgtgtgtgtgtgtgcgtgcgtgtttgtgtctccctctccctcttgtgtcatggaatgtgtcaatgagttccAGGGAATATTTAGGGGTTCGTATAGGGGGTTCTAAGACGTCTAGTAAGTTTAGTCAGAGTAGAAGTGGATTACGTGCGAGTgagttgtgttgcgttgtgttgttgGCCGATGAGTATGAATGACGAGTGATTGAGACCATGATTTATCAGCGatcagtttgttgttttgtagtgAACACCTCCTGTTGCCCGTGCACTAGCCTGTACATCTATAGGAAATAAATGACGGGAGTTTTTGGAACGATATATCAGCCTCCCTGTCTCCTAACTTCTCATCTGcgttaggcctacaatatgTTATCTTCAACCTTACTGTCGAATAGTAATCTGCAATTTGCTATTCTTCCACTAACTCTTAAATTTGTATCGCAAAGCCGGCATCGGTAGCCTACAGTTCACCCCTTCACGGTTCACGTCACAAAGCTTTCCATCCCATTGAATTGTGAGCATGTGAATTGACTAAAACGTCAAGAAAACATCAAGAAAAATGGCTACTTGTACTACTTTTTCGTGGGCTTGTCAACCAGATACCAGCCATATTTAGCGAGCCAATGAATCTCTGGCCACTTGTTAACATCTTCTACCCACACTCTCATTCGCTCTGGTGGGGAATGGTTGTTGTATACAGCAGTGCACGCAATTCCTGGTGAGCGTTGTAGTGTAGCTTACTTCATGATCGAGCTGGCGCATAACATACGTCATGGCCAAACGTTAGCGATTGGGTGAAATCAGAACCAATCGTTTCAAACTTCGAGTCCACGCATCCAGCTTGCAAACGTTCGTCAATAGCCGAGATCCCAGACCCTTGTAGAAGCAAAGCGTACCAAGGAGATGGCCAATGGCCAGTCTAGCAGATCGCTTGCAATGTTAAAAAAGTCAAAGTTCcagccagggatggattactgcacgggcctaccggtcccaggcccaggggcccaaggggtcagggggccctgaagcccaagcctttgcatggaatcattgcctcaatatcaacaaatcaggatgaaggctatgaatctgattaaatttagtattggccatccccaaaatgcaccagaatacaggaaatcacatcaaaaaaatgtaaacatttctgggggaggacccccaaacccccctcccacatatacgacaataagtggggggcccttaatgcttctgggcccaggggcccttaatacatctgggcccttAATGCATCTCAGGGGCCCTTAAtgcatctgggcccaggggccgtTAATGCATCTGGGCCCTTAATGCATCTGGGCCCTTAATGCATctcaggggcccgaaagttcataatccgcccatggctCCAGCATCCAGATCCACAGAAGGACCGAGATGCTATGCCCTGCTTGATATGGTGCTTAACACAGCAGACCATGTGTATGAATGCAAATGTAATTACTAGGCAAAATCATATATATAATAACCATCTCAGCAATAATGTTTAAAATGCCAATATTAATTTGTATGCCAATGATAATCACCTATTGTTTTGCACCTTCACTTACTGCACTTACTGAAACATACCAGGTTTCATCATATAAATACTTGGGTTTTATGTTGAAGGATGACCTGTCTTTCTAATAGCATGTCAAACAACAGCTCAAaaaatgtttgttgttgttgttggctgaATGTTgggtttttattttaaaaatggctTTTGTTTTACACAGCAAGCTAGATAAATCTACGTTTTACCTAATTTTAGATTAATGGTGATGTGCTTTATAGACATATCTCCAAGACAGTGTTACAGTCATTAGACTCTGTGTATCATTCAGCACTGAGATTTATAACGTGCAAATTTCTCTACTCATCATCACTGTATTTTATGACATGGTTGGTTGGCTTTCACTTTATGTAAAGAGAGAAATGCACTGGTTGATCTTTGTGTACACAACAATTATTGGTCAGCTTCTTATATGTCTGCACTAAACTAGTGAAACTGGGTACAATGTCTACCAGGTCTGTTTGATGATCCCTCAGTAAGATCAGAGTTTGGCAAGACAGCCTTTagttatagtaggctacatggaacACGCTGTAGAAACATTTAAAACTGGAGCTCTTCATCTCATTAATAGATTGTGTCATTTTCCAATCAATTCTATCAatctgcagtgtttcccatacattgacttatttgtggcagcccaccacaatatcaacattgaccaccacacaatgattttccaggttgtactaaattgtgcttaaatctggttagcatcataaccacactgtgctaatttgttaaaaactgttgcattcaagttaattctgcaaaccaaccaccacaaatggattTCAATTCTCTAGGAAACACTGATCTGTCTGTTCATGTTTTTAAATTTGGTATTGTTTCAGTTTTATTTGTGTATGTCACTGTTGTCATTGCTGTCTTGGTCAATTGtcttttgtttagttttttctGTGTGCATCCT carries:
- the LOC125291929 gene encoding ADP-ribosylhydrolase ARH1-like; translated protein: MALSFLRSKLNMAEKSPLQERYQACMILSGAGDALGYNRGNWEFEPDGEKIHKEVAARGGLENLDVKEFPISDDTVMHLATAVALAETGKDASVKDLYGTLVKKYIKCMDDMDGRGPGNMCMRSTVYLKANQAGDWRIPFSKVGGGCGAAMRAMCVGLRFPRPEQERLLVAVSVESGRMTHHHPTGYLGALAAALFTAYAVRGAPRVEAWGQGLMKVLEKAKEYVQQEGYCVEENLKHWDYFGGSWRKYLQHRGILEGTGKAQFPDDYEVTARENFYRSVSFDGTGGASGHDAPMIAYDSLLRARDSWTELANHGFFHGGDSDSTAAIAAAWWGALYGFHNVPPKNYQKLEYYSRLSNVADKLYKLRGLPLS